A window of the Brassica napus cultivar Da-Ae chromosome C5, Da-Ae, whole genome shotgun sequence genome harbors these coding sequences:
- the LOC106402180 gene encoding zinc finger CCCH domain-containing protein 1 isoform X2, with the protein MSIELLGSVRSNSNNAGRGANFNFDLTMSDSGGEPKTSQQEEASQPESQSQSQSKQVCTFFKKPSKAKNLRKRPAADADEQDADSKSETSILNNLKKAAKPDNKLFFSSGPSKTSSTTTGEAPEKAVVFHYDSSKEIQVQNDSRATATLETETDFNQDARAIRERVLKRADEALKGNKNKASDEKLYTGIHGYTDHKAGFRREQTISSEKAGGSHGPLRASAHIRVSARFDYQPDICKDYKETGYCGYGDSCKFLHDRGDYKPGWQIEKEWEEAEKIRKRNKAMGVEDEDDDDADSEEDEDALPFACFICREAFVDPVVTKCKHYFCEHCALKHHTKNKKCFVCNQPTMGIFNAAHEIKKRMAEERSKAQGL; encoded by the exons ATGTCGATTGAATTGTTAGGATCAGTAAGAAGTAACTCTAACAATGCAGGAAGGGGCGCAAATTTCAATTTTGATCTAACAATGTCAGACTCTGGAGGAGAACCCAAAACATCTCAGCAAGAAGAAGCTTCTCAACCTGAATCTCAATCTCAATCTCAATCTAAACAAG tttgCACTTTCTTCAAGAAGCCATCTAAAGCTAAAAACCTAAGGAAAAGACCTGCGGCTGATGCAGACGAACAAGACGCAGATTCCAAAAGCGAAACCTCTATATTGAACAACCTCAAGAAAGCTGCTAAGCCCGACAACAAGCTGTTCTTCTCCTCTGGACCGTCCAAGACCTCTTCCACGACAACGGGTGAAGCTCCTGAAAAAGCCGTCGTCTTTCACTACGATTCATCCAAGGAGATCCAGGTTCAGAACGACAGTAGAGCCACCGCGACTCTTGAGACCGAGACCGACTTCAACCAAGACGCACGAGCCATCCGCGAGAGAGTTCTCAAGCGAGCTGACGAAGCTTTGAAAGGGAATAAAAACAAGGCTTCCGATGAGAAGCTCTATACCGGAATCCATGGATATACGGATCACAAAGCCGGGTTTAGAAGAGAGCAAACCATCTCCAGCGAGAAAGCTGGAGGCTCACATGGGCCATTGAGAGCTTCTGCGCACATCAGAGTATCCGCTAGGTTCGATTACCAACCTGATATCTGCAAGGACTACAAAGAAACTGGTTACTGTGGGTATGGAGACTCGTGTAAGTTTCTGCACGACCGTGGAGATTACAAACCTGGGTGGCAGATAGAGAAAGAGTGGGAAGAAGCAGAGAAGATTAGGAAGAGAAACAAAGCTATGGGTGTTGAAgacgaagatgatgatgacGCTGACAGTGAGGAAGACGAAGATGCGTTGCCCTTTGCTTGCTTCATATGCAGAGAGGCTTTCGTTGATCCAGTTGTGACGAAGTGCAAGCATTACTTCTGCGAGCATTGTGCTCTAAAG CATCACACGAAGAACAAGAAGTGCTTTGTGTGTAACCAACCAACGATGGGGATTTTCAATGCGGCACATGAGATCAAGAAGAGAATGGCTGAAGAACGGAGCAAAGCTCAAGGATTGTGA
- the LOC106402180 gene encoding zinc finger CCCH domain-containing protein 1 isoform X1: protein MSDSGGEPKTSQQEEASQPESQSQSQSKQVCTFFKKPSKAKNLRKRPAADADEQDADSKSETSILNNLKKAAKPDNKLFFSSGPSKTSSTTTGEAPEKAVVFHYDSSKEIQVQNDSRATATLETETDFNQDARAIRERVLKRADEALKGNKNKASDEKLYTGIHGYTDHKAGFRREQTISSEKAGGSHGPLRASAHIRVSARFDYQPDICKDYKETGYCGYGDSCKFLHDRGDYKPGWQIEKEWEEAEKIRKRNKAMGVEDEDDDDADSEEDEDALPFACFICREAFVDPVVTKCKHYFCEHCALKHHTKNKKCFVCNQPTMGIFNAAHEIKKRMAEERSKAQGL from the exons ATGTCAGACTCTGGAGGAGAACCCAAAACATCTCAGCAAGAAGAAGCTTCTCAACCTGAATCTCAATCTCAATCTCAATCTAAACAAG tttgCACTTTCTTCAAGAAGCCATCTAAAGCTAAAAACCTAAGGAAAAGACCTGCGGCTGATGCAGACGAACAAGACGCAGATTCCAAAAGCGAAACCTCTATATTGAACAACCTCAAGAAAGCTGCTAAGCCCGACAACAAGCTGTTCTTCTCCTCTGGACCGTCCAAGACCTCTTCCACGACAACGGGTGAAGCTCCTGAAAAAGCCGTCGTCTTTCACTACGATTCATCCAAGGAGATCCAGGTTCAGAACGACAGTAGAGCCACCGCGACTCTTGAGACCGAGACCGACTTCAACCAAGACGCACGAGCCATCCGCGAGAGAGTTCTCAAGCGAGCTGACGAAGCTTTGAAAGGGAATAAAAACAAGGCTTCCGATGAGAAGCTCTATACCGGAATCCATGGATATACGGATCACAAAGCCGGGTTTAGAAGAGAGCAAACCATCTCCAGCGAGAAAGCTGGAGGCTCACATGGGCCATTGAGAGCTTCTGCGCACATCAGAGTATCCGCTAGGTTCGATTACCAACCTGATATCTGCAAGGACTACAAAGAAACTGGTTACTGTGGGTATGGAGACTCGTGTAAGTTTCTGCACGACCGTGGAGATTACAAACCTGGGTGGCAGATAGAGAAAGAGTGGGAAGAAGCAGAGAAGATTAGGAAGAGAAACAAAGCTATGGGTGTTGAAgacgaagatgatgatgacGCTGACAGTGAGGAAGACGAAGATGCGTTGCCCTTTGCTTGCTTCATATGCAGAGAGGCTTTCGTTGATCCAGTTGTGACGAAGTGCAAGCATTACTTCTGCGAGCATTGTGCTCTAAAG CATCACACGAAGAACAAGAAGTGCTTTGTGTGTAACCAACCAACGATGGGGATTTTCAATGCGGCACATGAGATCAAGAAGAGAATGGCTGAAGAACGGAGCAAAGCTCAAGGATTGTGA
- the LOC106398058 gene encoding protein REDUCED CHLOROPLAST COVERAGE 1, with protein sequence MAPKNNRGKTKGDKKKKEEKVLPVMVDVIVNLPDETEAILKGISTDRIIDVRRLLSVNFDTCHVTNYSLSHEVRGSQLKDTVDVSALKPCVLTLTEEDYNEGTAMAHVRRLLDVVACTTCFGPSPEKSDSVKNAQAKGGGKNPKQTETSPPPSPAPKDAVVDEAGETSHSFPKLGSFYEFFSLAHITPPLQYVRLVAKRETEDIAADDHLLSIDVKLCNGKLVHVEGCRKGFYSVGKQRIICHNLVDLLRQISRAFDNAYSDLLKAFSERNKFGNLPYGFRANTWLIPPSAAQSPAAFPPLPVEDERWGGDGGGQGRDGSYDLVPWANEFAFIASMPCKTAEERQLRDRKVFLLHNLFVDVATFRAIKAVQKVMADPVLAEDSQVLYSETVGDLSVTVTRDTSNASSKVDTKIDGIQATGLDKTKLMERNLLKGLTADENTAAHDVATLGTISLKYCGYISVVKIEKENEKLSPPSQIVDLLEQPEGGANALNINSLRFLLHKSSPEQNKKTHQQQDDELTSSREFVSKMLGESLVKLEEEEIDRDNIMRWELGACWIQHLQDQKNTEKDKKQTNEKSKNELKVEGLGKPLKSLNSNKKKTDASSPKAQQTAVSSQVDTASSEADNAAITATLQSDAEKNAQENVLVLKNLLSEAAFTRLQESDTGLHDKSLQELVDLAQKYYTEVAIPKLVADFGSLELSPVDGRTLTDFMHTRGLRMRSLGYVVKLSDKLSHVQSLCVHEMIVRALKHILQAVISAVATDTDKIAAKVAAALNMMLGIPKTEAENSWNVHPLIFRWLEKFLKKRYDYDLNAFSYKDLRKFAILRGLCHKVGIELIPRDFDMESPEPFQKTDVVSLVPVHKQAACSSADGRQLLESSKTALDKGKLEDAVTYGTKALAKLVAVCGPYHRMTAGAYSLLAVVLYHTGDFNQATIYQQKALDINERELGLDHPDTMKSYGDLAVFYYRLQHTELALKYVKRALYLLHLTCGPSHPNTAATYINVAMMEEGLGNVHVALRYLHKALKCNQRLLGPDHIQTAASYHAIAIALSLMEAYHLSVQHEQTTLRILRAKLGPDDLRTQDAAAWLEYFESKAFEQQEAARNGTPKPDASIASKGHLSVSDLLDYINPSHNAKGKQSVAAKRKSYMKLKEKSNQNVVSEQLAETPRENQKEMSEEETEATGSEDGQSSDANQETILASAEEPPSPPVIDEATVDNSNSITSAEVSTETQHPDGSEDGWQPVHRPRSAGSYGRRLKQRRASIGKVYTYQKKNVEADNDNPVLQNATQPNSKYYVLKKRTASSANYGDHHSPGMTTQGTKFGRKVVKTLAYRVKSMQPSSENPKTSAETSEEDGLKTDASPAVPSGLSSNVQNEAYPKNSVVSLGKSPSYKEVALAPPGSIAKYQVWAPQAEASDKQEENNSEEGTSVELTRDEQMITVSEEEVKNEISADAESSKPQGKEAIKVELQSSEVEFKGNNLNENEESGGGIQVEEPVLEANEGVTDMIHSTTEQELKDQLAADSDDLKEKLGISATDSSDAPRELLLPNKKLSASAVPFNPSSPPSIIRPTPIGMNIGPSWPVNMTLHHGPPPFPSPPATPNLMQPMSFVYPPPYTQSIPTSTYPVTSGPFHPNQFPWPHMSEFVPRTVWPACHPVEFSPPHMIAPEPIASTVLEPTVILPTDIETSGVEEGKQDVAATAGETMDSVNHVNVLASSEMENGNKKFEEGEKTFSILLRGRRNRKQTLRMPISLLNRPYDSQPFKIAYSRVIRGSEAPKSAA encoded by the exons ATGGCTCCCAAGAACAACCGTGGAAAGACAAAAGGagacaaaaagaagaaggaagagaaag TTCTTCCGGTTATGGTGGATGTCATTGTGAACCTTCCGGACGAGACGGAGGCTATTTTGAAG GGCATATCAACGGACAGGATCATAGATGTTCGTCGGCTTTTATCCGTTAACTTCGACACCTGCCATGTCACCAACTATTCTCTCTCCCATGAG GTAAGAGGATCGCAGTTAAAAGACACAGTGGATGTTTCGGCGCTTAAGCCGTGTGTTCTCACGTTAACAGAAG AGGATTACAATGAGGGAACAGCGATGGCGCACGTTAGACGGCTGCTTGACGTCGTCGCCTGTACTACTTGCTTCGGTCCGTCGCCGGAGAAATCCGATTCGGTGAAAAATGCGCAGGCTAAGGGAGGTGGAAAGAATCCCAAACAGACCGAAACGTCGCCTCCGCCGTCTCCTGCGCCGAAGGATGCGGTGGTTGATGAAGCCGGAGAGACTAGTCACTCTTTCCCTAAGCTCGGAAGCTTCTACGAGTTTTTCTCTCTCGCTCACATCACTCCTCCTCTTCAAT ATGTACGGCTCGTGGCGAAGCGGGAAACCGAAGATATCGCGGCGGATGATCATCTTCTCTCCATCGAT GTGAAGCTTTGTAACGGGAAGCTCGTTCATGTCGAAGGCTGCAGAAAAGGATTCTACAGCGTCGGGAAACAAAGAATCATATGTCACAATCTTGTTGATTTGCTTAGACAAATTAGTAGAGCCTTCGATAAT GCTTACAGTGATCTTCTGAAAGCATTTTCGGAGCGCAACAAG TTTGGGAATCTTCCTTATGGGTTTAGAGCAAACACATGGCTCATCCCGCCTTCTGCAGCGCAGTCACCAGCAGCGTTTCCGCCTCTCCCTGTCGAGGATGAGAGATGGGGAGGGGATGGTGGTGGTCAAGGAAGAGACGGCAGCTACGATTTGGTTCCGTGGGCCAACGAATTCGCCTTTATCGCATCGATGCCTTGCAAAACAGCAGAGGAGAGGCAACTTAGAGACAGAAAAGTGTTTCTCCTTCACAACCTCTTCGTTGATGTCGCCACTTTCAGAGCCATCAAGGCTGTTCAGAAAGTAATGGCTGACCCAGTTCTGGCTGAAGACTCTCAAGTGCTGTATTCCGAGACAGTTGGAGACTTGAGTGTTACGGTTACGAGGGATACTTCCAATGCAAGTAGCAAAGTGGATACAAAAATCGACGGAATTCAAGCCACTGGTTTGGATAAAACGAAGCTGATGGAACGGAACCTTCTCAAGGGACTTACAGCTGATGAGAACACTGCTGCTCAt GATGTTGCTACTTTAGGAACTATAAGCCTTAAGTATTGTGGTTACATTTCTGTTGTCAAAATAGAGAAGGAGAATGAGAAGTTAAGCCCACCTTCTCAAATTGTTGACCTCCTTGAACAGCCTGAAGGTGGTGCTAATGCTCTAAACATCAACAG TTTGAGATTCCTTCTCCATAAATCCTCTCCTGAGCAGAACAAGAAAACACATCAGCAACAGGATGATGAGCTTACATCTTCCCGAGAATTTGTAAGTAAAATGCTGGGGGAAAGTCTTGTTAAGCTTGAGGAAGAAGAGATAGACAGGGATAATATCATGAGGTGGGAACTTGGAGCCTGTTGGATACAGCATTTACAAGATCAAAAGAATACGGAAAAGGACAAAAAACAAACCAACGAAAAGTCTAAAAATGAACTCAAGGTTGAAGGGCTTGGGAAGCCGCTTAAGTCTCTCAACagcaacaagaaaaaaacagacGCAAGCAGCCCTAAGGCGCAGCAGACTGCAGTATCATCTCAGGTTGATACGGCTTCTTCAGAGGCTGATAATGCTGCAATAACTGCAACTTTGCAATCTGACGCCGAGAAGAATGCTCAAGAAAATGTGCTTGTCCTGAAGAATTTGTTGTCTGAAGCAGCCTTCACTCGCCTACAAGAGTCAGATACTGGACTTCACGACAAG TCTTTGCAAGAACTTGTCGACTTGGCACAAAAGTATTATACTGAAGTCGCTATTCCGAAGCTG GTTGCAGATTTTGGTTCGTTGGAACTCTCCCCAGTCGATGGCCGGACTCTAACTGATTTTATGCACACAAGAGGTCTTCGGATGCGCTCTTTAGGATATGTC GTTAAGCTCTCAGATAAGTTGTCACATGTACAGTCTCTGTGTGTTCATGAGATGATAGTTAGAGCCCTTAAGCATATCCTTCAGGCGGTGATTTCTGCTGTTGCTACTGACACTGACAAAATAGCTGCAAAAGTAGCTGCTGCTCTGAACATGATGCTTGGGATTCCAAAAACTGAAGCGGAAAACTCTTGGAATGTGCATCCTCTTATCTTCCGGTGGTTGGAGAAATTCTTGAAGAAACGATATGACTACGATCTCAATGCCTTCAGTTACAAGGATCTACGAAAGTTTGCCATTCTCCGTGGATTATGCCATAAG GTTGGTATTGAGCTGATTCCAAGGGATTTTGACATGGAGTCCCCAGAACCGTTCCAAAAAACAGATGTGGTCAGTCTGGTCCCAGTGCATAAG CAAGCAGCATGTTCGTCTGCTGATGGAAGACAACTTCTGGAGTCATCTAAAACAGCATTAGACAAAGGAAAACTTGAAGATGCAGTTACATATGGAACAAAG GCTCTTGCTAAGCTTGTAGCAGTTTGTGGTCCCTATCACAGAATGACAGCCGGAGCTTACAGTTTACTTGCTGTCGTTCTGTATCACACTGGTGATTTTAACCAG GCTACTATATATCAGCAAAAGGCTTTAGATATCAATGAGAGGGAACTTGGACTTGATCATCCGGATACAATGAAGAGTTATGGTGATCTTGCTGTCTTCTATTATAGGCTTCAGCATACAGAGCTGGCTCTCAA GTATGTTAAGCGTGCGTTGTATCTCTTACATCTAACATGTGGTCCATCTCATCCGAACACTGCTGCTACATACATCAATGTAGCCATGATGGAGGAAGGTCTAGGAAATGTACATGTTGCCTTGAGGTATCTTCACAAAGCTCTCAAGTGTAATCAGAGGTTGCTTGGTCCTGACCATATCCAG ACTGCTGCTAGCTACCATGCCATAGCCATTGCGCTCTCGTTGATGGAAGCATACCATTTAAGTGTTCAGCATGAGCAAACAACCTTAAGAATCCTCCGAGCAAAGCTGGGCCCAGATGATTTGCGTACTcag GATGCTGCTGCTTGGCTAGAATACTTTGAGTCCAAGGCTTTTGAACAACAGGAAGCTGCACGAAATGGTACTCCTAAGCCTGACGCGTCTATAGCCAGCAAAGGCCACCTAAG TGTATCCGATCTACTCGACTATATCAACCCAAGCCATAACGCAAAAGGGAAACAGAGTGTGGCAGCGAAGAGGAAGAGCTATATGAAG CTAAAGGAAAAATCCAATCAGAACGTTGTTTCTGAACAGTTAGCAGAAACCCCAAGGGAAAATCAAAAGGAAATGTCTGAAGAGGAGACAGAAGCAACTGGATCGGAAGATGGTCAATCGAGCGATGCGAATCAGGAGACAATTCTTGCATCAGCTGAAGAACCACCTTCTCCTCCAGTCATTGATGAGGCTACTGTGGATAATAGTAATTCAATTACATCTGCTGAAGTTTCAACTGAGACACAACACCCTGATGGTAGTGAAGATGGATGGCAGCCGGTGCATAGACCGAGATCTGCTGGATCATATGGTCGCCGGCTGAAGCAACGACGAGCATCAATTGGAAAGGTATATACCTATCAGAAGAAAAATGTTGAAGCTGATAACGATAACCCTGTTCTCCAGAATGCTACTCAGCCGAACTCCAAATACTACGTTCTGAAGAAGCGTACAGCGTCCTCTGCAAACTATGGAGATCATCATTCTCCCGGTATGACAACTCAAGGCACCAAATTTGGCAGGAAGGTAGTTAAAACCTTGGCATATCGGGTTAAATCAATGCAGCCGTCTTCTGAAAACCCCAAAACTTCAGCTGAAACATCAGAAGAAGATGGGTTGAAGACAGATGCTTCTCCTGCTGTGCCATCTGGTCTGTCTAGTAATGTGCAAAATGAGGCATACCCGAAAAACTCTGTTGTAAGTCTTGGAAAATCTCCATCCTACAAGGAAGTAGCATTGGCGCCACCTGGTTCCATTGCCAAGTATCAAGTCTGGGCTCCACAAGCCGAAGCTTCAGATAAGCAAGAGGAGAACAATTCTGAAGAGGGCACATCGGTTGAGCTTACAAGGGATGAGCAGATGATTACAGTGTCAGAGGAAGAggtaaaaaatgaaatttctgCGGACGCAGAGTCTAGCAAACCTCAAGGCAAAGAAGCGATCAAAGTAGAGTTACAATCGTCTGAAGTGGAATTCAAAGGGAACAATCTGAATGAAAATGAAGAATCTGGTGGGGGCATTCAGGTGGAAGAACCAGTACTTGAAGCTAACGAAGGTGTAACCGATATGATTCATTCCACCACAGAGCAAGAATTGAAAGATCAGCTGGCCGCTGATTCCGATGATCTGAAGGAAAAACTGGGAATCTCTGCTACAGACTCCAGCGACGCCCCGCGAGAGTTACTGTTACCTAACAAGAAGTTATCAGCTTCAGCTGTTCCATTCAACCCATCATCACCTCCAAGTATCATACGTCCTACTCCAATAGGCATGAATATTGGACCGTCGTGGCCAGTGAACATGACTCTTCATCACGGACCTCCTCCTTTCCCATCACCTCCTGCAACTCCAAATTTGATGCAGCCTATGTCCTTTGTATACCCTCCTCCTTACACTCAATCAATCCCCACAAGTACTTATCCTGTAACCAGTGGTCCTTTCCATCCCAATCAG